In Nitrospiraceae bacterium, the following are encoded in one genomic region:
- the asnS gene encoding asparagine--tRNA ligase, with translation MPVIYIDEAGAHAGQEVTIRGWLRSRRDKGKLHFLILRDGTGDLQAVVSKAAVGDEQFARSAELTQESSVVLTGTLRQDVRAPGGFELDVRRLDVLQVAQPFPIQPKEHGTGFLMEHRHLWLRSSRQHAVLRVRHEIIRACRNFFDDRGFTLVDAPIFTPNACEGTTTLFQTQYFDETAYLTQSGQLYSEATAAAFGKVYCFGPTFRAEKSKTRRHLMEFWMVEPEVAFAELSDMMELAEQFLSHIVAAVLRHRRGELQILERDIAKLERVVAPFPRITYEDAIALLQRRGNPAKLGDDFGGDEETILSNEFDRPVIVHRYPAALKAFYMQTDPARTDLALCMDVLAPEGYGEIIGGGQRIHEYDKLLARLHEHHLPLEAFQWYLDLRRYGSVPHAGFGMGIERAVAWICGLEHVRETIPFPRMLYRLYP, from the coding sequence CTGCATTTCCTCATCCTGCGAGACGGTACGGGCGATTTGCAGGCGGTGGTCAGCAAGGCTGCCGTCGGTGACGAGCAATTCGCTCGGTCTGCAGAATTGACGCAGGAGTCGAGCGTCGTCCTCACCGGTACGTTGCGTCAGGATGTCCGTGCGCCAGGCGGCTTCGAACTGGATGTGCGGCGTCTCGACGTGCTGCAGGTGGCCCAGCCATTCCCGATACAGCCGAAGGAACACGGGACCGGCTTTCTGATGGAGCATCGACATCTTTGGTTACGGTCCAGCCGCCAGCACGCTGTGCTGCGGGTGCGTCACGAAATCATTCGCGCCTGCCGGAATTTTTTCGATGATCGGGGATTCACGCTCGTGGATGCGCCGATTTTCACGCCGAATGCCTGCGAAGGCACGACGACGCTGTTCCAAACTCAGTACTTCGATGAGACGGCATACTTAACCCAAAGCGGGCAACTATACAGCGAGGCCACGGCTGCGGCGTTTGGGAAAGTGTACTGCTTCGGTCCGACCTTTCGTGCGGAGAAATCCAAAACACGCCGGCATCTGATGGAGTTTTGGATGGTGGAACCGGAGGTTGCATTTGCCGAACTGAGCGACATGATGGAGTTGGCAGAGCAATTCCTATCGCATATCGTGGCGGCCGTGCTCCGTCATCGTCGCGGCGAGTTGCAAATTCTTGAGCGCGATATTGCCAAACTGGAACGGGTGGTGGCGCCATTCCCGCGCATAACCTATGAAGACGCAATCGCGCTGCTGCAGCGCCGAGGTAATCCTGCGAAGTTGGGTGACGATTTCGGCGGCGATGAGGAGACGATTCTCTCGAATGAATTCGATCGGCCCGTAATCGTGCATCGATATCCGGCGGCGTTGAAAGCCTTTTATATGCAAACGGATCCTGCTCGGACAGATCTCGCGCTCTGCATGGATGTGCTCGCGCCAGAGGGCTACGGTGAAATTATCGGCGGTGGGCAGCGCATTCACGAATACGACAAGCTGTTGGCGAGACTTCACGAACATCATCTGCCGCTCGAGGCTTTCCAGTGGTATCTCGATTTGCGCCGGTACGGTTCCGTTCCTCATGCGGGATTCGGCATGGGAATCGAACGGGCGGTGGCGTGGATCTGCGGCCTTGAGCACGTCCGAGAAACCATCCCTTTCCCCCGCATGCTCTATCGGCTCTACCCGTAA
- the rsmH gene encoding 16S rRNA (cytosine(1402)-N(4))-methyltransferase RsmH yields the protein MGENGKTDVARVAHEPVLIEEILFWLRCKPGGVYVDCTIGYAGLAIRILDQSAPSGVLVGIDRDRDALDAARHRLATAESRARLHHGNFSDLKSVVSQFGFSRVDGVVFDLGVSSPQLDRADRGFSFREDGPLDMRMDRAEGRTAADLVRELPESELADVLYHLGEERYSRRIARAIVQARREASIETTGRLAAIVERAVPGFYRHGRIHCATRTFQALRIAVNRELEVLEPALRDAVDILAPGGRVCAVSFHSLEDRIVKTTFRALASGPDASLQILTKKPVMASEVECCRNPRSRSAKLRVGERLS from the coding sequence GTGGGTGAAAATGGAAAAACAGATGTCGCCCGCGTTGCCCATGAGCCAGTTCTCATTGAAGAAATACTTTTTTGGCTGCGGTGCAAACCCGGTGGAGTCTACGTGGACTGCACGATCGGCTATGCAGGGCTAGCCATTCGAATACTCGATCAGAGCGCCCCGTCCGGAGTGCTGGTCGGGATCGATCGCGATCGTGATGCCCTGGATGCGGCGCGTCACCGATTGGCGACGGCTGAGTCTCGTGCGCGGTTGCACCACGGAAACTTTAGTGACCTGAAATCGGTCGTGTCGCAGTTCGGATTCTCGCGTGTGGATGGTGTCGTGTTCGATTTGGGCGTGTCCTCTCCCCAGCTCGATCGTGCCGACCGCGGTTTCAGCTTTCGTGAAGATGGTCCGCTCGACATGCGGATGGATCGAGCGGAGGGCCGCACCGCAGCCGATCTGGTTCGCGAGTTGCCCGAAAGCGAGTTGGCGGACGTGTTGTACCACCTCGGCGAAGAGCGATACTCGCGGCGAATCGCCCGCGCCATTGTGCAGGCTCGCCGGGAGGCGTCGATTGAGACGACGGGGCGTCTGGCCGCAATTGTGGAGCGCGCCGTTCCCGGATTTTACCGTCACGGACGGATTCACTGCGCGACGCGGACCTTTCAGGCGCTGCGCATTGCGGTGAATCGGGAGCTGGAAGTGCTTGAGCCGGCGCTCCGCGATGCCGTCGATATTTTGGCGCCGGGCGGACGCGTGTGCGCCGTCTCGTTTCATTCGCTCGAAGACCGTATCGTTAAGACGACCTTCCGTGCTCTGGCCTCTGGTCCCGACGCATCGTTGCAGATCCTCACGAAGAAGCCGGTTATGGCCTCTGAGGTTGAATGTTGCCGAAATCCCCGATCGCGCAGCGCGAAGTTGCGGGTCGGAGAGCGGCTTTCCTAA
- a CDS encoding cell division protein FtsL — MKAIAFAAITSLVLLFVWERVDIVRIGYQIERLKGQKVVLERERDELRVKLSTLTAPERIARMATDKLGMIQPDKGQVVVVHLEPEVPTVPVLAERQGEMTLAKNVVFRRNR; from the coding sequence ATGAAAGCCATCGCATTCGCCGCCATCACGTCCTTGGTCCTGCTCTTCGTGTGGGAGCGTGTGGACATTGTTCGGATCGGATACCAGATCGAACGATTGAAAGGGCAGAAAGTGGTGCTCGAGCGAGAACGTGACGAACTGCGCGTCAAGCTGTCGACCCTCACTGCACCGGAACGGATCGCCAGGATGGCTACGGACAAGTTGGGCATGATTCAGCCGGACAAGGGGCAGGTGGTGGTCGTACATCTGGAGCCGGAAGTCCCTACGGTTCCGGTGCTGGCCGAGCGGCAGGGTGAGATGACTCTCGCGAAGAACGTCGTATTCCGGAGAAACCGGTAG
- a CDS encoding penicillin-binding protein 2, translating into MATVPFRGRRFVVAGLLAAGFCVVLVRLVNLQVQQSAELTQRADRQHQKNVTLEGARGTIYDRNSKVLAMNVEVPSVFGVPTSLEDPRRTARNLSSILHVKATELEKKLKQEKHFVWLARKLEPEQGRRLEQLSLDGVGVVMEGRRFYPKGPLLSHVLGFAGMDDRGLEGIELRYEQYLRGEKRNVVLQRDALGRAVFPKGLNEEGAAGGHSLTLTVDEVIQYIAEKELDEAVSRSSAKSGTIVVMDPKTGGILAMAVSPRFDPNTVGALVPDRWRNRALTDTYEPGSTMKTVIAAAALEEKVMRPDSMLYGENGQFQIAKTVIHDHEKMGWMTFAQMIQKSSNIGAAKVGMALGEWRVFDYLKEFGFGDKTGIDLPGETGGLLKSPREWGKRSLASISMGQEVGVTPLQMVTAISAIANGGVLMKPHLVSEIRNAKGQLIAQTMPQARRRVISEDTARTLTHLLEGVVTNGTGGKAAIPGYRVAGKTGTAQKVDPRTGAYSSTLLVGSFLGYVPAEDPRLAMIVVIDEPHGEGWGGVVAAPVFRRVGEQVLNYLGVAVDEPVKLAMAGFES; encoded by the coding sequence GTGGCAACCGTCCCCTTCCGAGGTCGCCGATTCGTGGTGGCCGGCCTGTTGGCCGCCGGGTTCTGTGTCGTGCTCGTGCGCCTGGTCAACCTCCAGGTGCAGCAGTCGGCGGAGCTGACCCAGCGAGCCGATCGCCAACATCAAAAGAACGTGACGCTTGAGGGGGCTCGCGGTACCATTTACGACCGGAACAGCAAAGTGTTGGCGATGAACGTGGAAGTGCCGTCCGTGTTCGGTGTGCCGACGAGTCTGGAGGATCCTCGCCGCACCGCCCGGAATTTGTCGTCGATTCTCCACGTCAAAGCGACAGAGTTGGAAAAGAAACTGAAGCAGGAAAAGCATTTCGTATGGCTCGCGCGCAAACTGGAGCCCGAGCAGGGTCGTCGCCTCGAGCAACTTTCGCTGGACGGGGTCGGGGTCGTGATGGAAGGACGACGCTTCTATCCTAAGGGGCCGCTGTTGTCCCACGTGCTGGGTTTCGCCGGCATGGATGACCGTGGCTTGGAGGGGATCGAGCTGAGGTATGAGCAATATCTGCGCGGCGAGAAGCGCAACGTGGTGCTGCAACGCGATGCCTTGGGCCGGGCGGTTTTCCCGAAGGGGCTCAACGAGGAGGGCGCTGCGGGCGGCCACAGCCTGACGTTGACCGTCGACGAAGTGATTCAGTACATCGCTGAAAAGGAACTCGACGAAGCGGTGAGCCGCTCCAGCGCGAAGTCGGGCACGATCGTCGTGATGGATCCCAAAACGGGCGGCATCTTGGCCATGGCCGTGAGTCCAAGATTTGATCCGAATACCGTGGGTGCATTGGTTCCGGACCGATGGCGGAACCGGGCGCTGACGGACACGTACGAACCCGGCTCGACGATGAAGACCGTAATTGCGGCGGCGGCGCTCGAAGAAAAGGTGATGCGGCCCGACTCCATGCTCTATGGTGAAAACGGGCAATTTCAGATCGCCAAGACCGTCATTCACGACCATGAAAAAATGGGATGGATGACCTTCGCTCAGATGATTCAAAAGTCGAGCAATATCGGCGCGGCGAAAGTGGGCATGGCGCTCGGTGAATGGCGTGTGTTTGATTATTTAAAGGAGTTCGGTTTCGGGGATAAGACCGGCATCGATCTGCCGGGGGAAACCGGCGGTCTCCTCAAGAGCCCTCGGGAGTGGGGCAAGCGTTCGCTCGCCTCGATTTCAATGGGCCAAGAGGTCGGGGTGACACCGCTACAGATGGTCACGGCCATTTCGGCGATTGCGAACGGCGGCGTCTTGATGAAGCCTCACCTGGTTTCTGAAATTCGCAACGCCAAAGGGCAATTGATCGCGCAGACCATGCCGCAGGCTCGACGCCGCGTGATCTCCGAGGACACCGCCCGCACCCTGACACACCTTCTTGAAGGGGTCGTGACGAATGGAACCGGCGGCAAAGCGGCCATTCCCGGGTATCGCGTCGCAGGCAAGACGGGAACGGCCCAGAAAGTGGATCCACGGACCGGAGCCTATTCCTCAACGCTGCTGGTCGGTTCGTTCTTGGGCTACGTACCGGCGGAAGATCCGCGTTTGGCCATGATCGTGGTGATCGACGAGCCGCACGGCGAGGGGTGGGGCGGCGTGGTGGCGGCGCCGGTATTCCGGCGGGTGGGAGAGCAAGTCCTCAACTATCTCGGAGTGGCGGTGGACGAACCTGTCAAGCTCGCGATGGCGGGCTTTGAATCGTGA
- a CDS encoding UDP-N-acetylmuramoyl-L-alanyl-D-glutamate--2,6-diaminopimelate ligase, with product MTLDELIGPIQGLLGVQGRTGDQRVTIADVTDDSRKVKPGALFVAVKGERVDGHDFLDAVAKQQPAAVVAQRPVSLGSIPIVMVKDSRAALGLLGARFHGNPSARLRLIGVTGTNGKTTTTYVVKSMLEAVGRHVGLIGTVAYLVGSETIPASHTTPGALELQSLFARMVTAKLDSAVMEVSSHALALDRTAGAEFDVAVFTNLTQDHLDFHVDMESYFQAKRRLFSELGQGETKPGRKRAVINLDDPWGGRMRDACTAPVWTYGLHSPADLRAERLTLSPKGTSFRLCTPVGDIDIESRLVGEHNVYNLLAAIGVVLHEGMTLEQVHSAVARVTNVPGRFERVEAGQDFTVVVDYAHTEDALIRLLTAAQALRTGRIITVFGCGGDRDRTKRPKMGRAAVQYSDVVVLTSDNPRTEDPAAILREVEVGVKEALAVRGHVQYRMIADRKAAIETAVVEAKSGDMVLIAGKGHEDYQIVGTTKHHFDDREVARDAIVRRRTPL from the coding sequence ATGACCCTCGATGAATTGATCGGCCCCATCCAGGGGCTCCTTGGTGTGCAGGGACGGACCGGAGATCAGCGCGTGACGATCGCCGATGTGACGGACGATTCCCGCAAGGTGAAGCCGGGAGCACTCTTCGTTGCGGTGAAGGGGGAGCGGGTTGACGGCCACGATTTTCTGGACGCCGTTGCGAAGCAACAGCCGGCGGCGGTCGTCGCCCAACGGCCGGTGTCGCTCGGATCGATTCCCATCGTAATGGTCAAGGACTCACGCGCGGCGTTGGGCCTCCTGGGGGCCCGGTTCCACGGAAATCCTTCCGCTCGGTTGCGGCTGATCGGAGTGACCGGCACCAATGGAAAGACGACGACGACCTATGTGGTGAAGAGCATGCTGGAGGCGGTCGGCCGGCATGTGGGGCTCATCGGCACCGTCGCATATCTGGTGGGATCCGAAACCATTCCCGCTTCCCATACCACGCCCGGCGCCCTGGAATTGCAGAGTTTGTTTGCCCGTATGGTCACGGCGAAGCTCGATAGTGCGGTGATGGAGGTGTCCTCCCACGCGCTTGCGCTGGATCGGACGGCGGGCGCGGAATTCGATGTGGCGGTCTTTACCAACCTGACGCAGGACCATCTCGATTTTCATGTCGACATGGAAAGTTACTTTCAGGCGAAACGTCGACTGTTTTCCGAGCTGGGCCAAGGCGAAACCAAGCCGGGACGAAAACGAGCCGTCATCAATTTGGACGACCCGTGGGGAGGACGGATGCGGGATGCCTGCACGGCTCCGGTCTGGACCTATGGTCTTCATTCCCCTGCCGATCTGCGGGCGGAGCGGTTAACTCTGTCGCCGAAAGGCACCTCCTTCAGGCTCTGTACGCCGGTGGGCGATATCGACATCGAGAGCCGTCTGGTCGGCGAACACAACGTCTATAACCTCCTCGCTGCGATCGGCGTGGTGTTGCACGAGGGCATGACCCTTGAGCAGGTGCATTCAGCAGTTGCTCGCGTCACCAACGTGCCGGGACGGTTCGAGCGTGTCGAAGCCGGCCAAGATTTCACCGTCGTGGTGGATTATGCCCATACGGAGGATGCGCTCATTCGATTGTTGACTGCCGCACAAGCGTTGCGCACCGGACGAATCATCACGGTGTTCGGCTGCGGTGGCGACCGTGACCGGACGAAGCGTCCGAAAATGGGCCGCGCGGCGGTCCAATACAGCGATGTGGTCGTGCTGACGTCAGACAATCCACGGACCGAGGATCCAGCCGCGATCCTGCGCGAGGTGGAAGTCGGCGTGAAAGAGGCGCTGGCGGTCAGGGGCCATGTGCAGTACCGGATGATTGCGGATCGCAAGGCTGCTATCGAGACGGCCGTTGTGGAAGCCAAGTCAGGCGACATGGTGCTGATTGCGGGCAAGGGGCATGAGGATTATCAGATCGTGGGGACGACGAAACACCATTTCGACGATCGGGAAGTCGCGCGGGACGCGATTGTCCGTCGGCGAACGCCCCTGTAG
- the murF gene encoding UDP-N-acetylmuramoyl-tripeptide--D-alanyl-D-alanine ligase → MTSLFTVEEVLEVLGARLLSGRSPACLKKRIKRVISDSRAVGKGDLFVAFQGDRFDGHAFVPASFGKGAVAAIVQEDYTPPPSKRTVESPVLIGVKDTLEAYQKLATYHRSRFPIPVIAVTGSNGKTTTKEMVAHVVAQRWRTLKTEGNLNNRIGVPQTLFLLTPRHQAAVIEMGVDQQGQTTKLCEIAEPTVGLITNIGPDHLEFFGSMEGSAQAKAELLEQLPEDGAVILNADDEYFDYLAARAQCRVVSFGQSPKADVRAVGIAADAKGGTVFGLVLPGKSRQTQVRICTQGTHNVGNALAAAAVGHALGLSGSAIAEGLGKFRPAAMRSQISMMHGVRVINDCYNANPASMKAALQLLAELGRGKRSIAVVGDMLELGPESKRMHREVGAFVAAQGINRLLACGALGKEIAEGARQAGLSSDRIVELPDSAAGGAMLKTMVRQGDVVLVKASRGMRMEQVIETLAGLRRGAKKAS, encoded by the coding sequence ATGACGTCGCTGTTTACCGTTGAAGAGGTCTTGGAGGTCCTGGGCGCCAGACTGTTGTCCGGCAGGTCGCCCGCCTGTTTGAAAAAGCGGATCAAGCGGGTGATCAGCGATTCCCGGGCCGTCGGAAAAGGCGATCTGTTCGTGGCATTCCAAGGGGATCGCTTCGACGGGCATGCCTTCGTTCCTGCCTCGTTCGGGAAGGGGGCTGTGGCTGCCATCGTGCAGGAGGACTATACGCCGCCGCCGTCCAAGCGAACCGTCGAGTCGCCTGTACTGATAGGCGTGAAGGACACGCTGGAGGCCTATCAAAAGTTGGCCACCTACCACCGGAGCCGCTTCCCGATTCCGGTCATCGCCGTGACAGGGAGCAATGGGAAGACGACGACGAAAGAAATGGTGGCGCACGTGGTGGCGCAACGTTGGCGAACCTTGAAAACCGAGGGCAATCTCAACAACCGGATCGGGGTGCCTCAGACCTTGTTTCTTCTCACGCCGCGCCACCAGGCGGCCGTGATCGAGATGGGGGTGGACCAGCAGGGGCAGACCACCAAGCTTTGCGAGATCGCCGAGCCTACGGTCGGCCTCATTACGAATATCGGGCCGGATCACCTGGAATTTTTCGGCAGCATGGAGGGATCGGCGCAGGCCAAGGCGGAGTTGCTCGAGCAGCTTCCCGAGGACGGCGCGGTGATCCTGAATGCCGACGATGAGTATTTTGATTACTTGGCCGCGCGAGCCCAGTGCCGGGTCGTCTCGTTCGGCCAGTCTCCGAAGGCGGATGTGCGCGCAGTAGGCATCGCTGCCGACGCCAAGGGCGGGACGGTGTTCGGGCTGGTGCTTCCAGGGAAAAGCCGTCAGACGCAGGTTCGCATTTGTACGCAAGGCACGCACAACGTCGGCAATGCTCTGGCGGCGGCGGCGGTCGGGCATGCCTTGGGGCTTTCGGGGAGCGCGATCGCCGAAGGGCTTGGGAAGTTTCGCCCGGCAGCCATGCGTTCGCAAATCAGCATGATGCACGGCGTCCGGGTGATCAACGACTGTTACAACGCGAACCCTGCTTCGATGAAGGCGGCCTTGCAGCTGCTGGCCGAGTTGGGGCGAGGGAAGCGGTCGATCGCCGTCGTCGGAGACATGTTGGAATTGGGGCCAGAAAGCAAGCGCATGCACCGGGAGGTCGGGGCCTTCGTGGCTGCACAGGGGATCAATCGCCTGCTGGCCTGCGGTGCGTTGGGCAAGGAGATCGCCGAAGGGGCCAGGCAGGCCGGGCTGTCGTCCGATCGGATCGTCGAGCTGCCGGATTCCGCTGCGGGCGGCGCGATGCTCAAGACGATGGTGCGACAGGGCGACGTCGTGTTGGTGAAAGCGTCCCGCGGGATGCGAATGGAACAGGTCATCGAGACGCTGGCCGGCCTGCGACGCGGCGCCAAGAAAGCCTCATGA
- the mraY gene encoding phospho-N-acetylmuramoyl-pentapeptide-transferase: protein MLYNWLYPLHTQFSFLNVFRYQSFRIIYAAVTAFLIAFVMAPWVIRKLQEIKLGQQIRDDGPKRHLTKSGTPTMGGILIVFAVVLSTVLWADITNRYVWLVVLATVGFGAVGFADDYLKFIKRQSKGLSASQKFAGQILVALAIGIFLYTLPSYTTKLSVPFFKSFNPDLGWFYIVFVMLVIVGSSNAVNLTDGLDGLAIGPVMIAALAYTIVAYVTGNRVMAEYLLIPYIEGAGEIAIFTGAILGSSLGFLWFNTYPASVFMGDVGSLPLGAALGTVAVISKHELLLLLVGGVFVIEALSVILQVGSYKLRGKRIFSMAPIHHHFEMKGWDEPKVVVRLWIIAILLALLSLSTLKLR, encoded by the coding sequence ATGCTGTACAACTGGCTTTATCCCCTCCACACACAGTTTTCGTTTCTCAACGTCTTCCGGTACCAAAGCTTCCGAATCATCTATGCGGCGGTCACCGCGTTCCTCATCGCCTTTGTGATGGCACCCTGGGTCATTCGCAAGCTGCAGGAGATCAAGCTCGGGCAGCAGATTCGCGACGACGGTCCGAAACGTCACTTGACGAAGAGCGGAACCCCGACCATGGGCGGTATCCTGATCGTCTTTGCCGTGGTGTTGTCGACGGTTCTGTGGGCCGACATCACCAATCGGTACGTATGGCTGGTCGTGCTGGCGACCGTAGGTTTCGGCGCGGTCGGGTTTGCCGACGACTACTTGAAGTTCATCAAGCGGCAATCGAAGGGCCTGTCGGCCTCCCAGAAATTTGCCGGGCAGATTCTCGTCGCACTGGCCATCGGCATCTTCCTCTATACGTTGCCCAGCTACACGACCAAACTGAGCGTCCCCTTCTTCAAGTCGTTCAATCCCGACCTGGGGTGGTTCTACATCGTGTTCGTCATGTTGGTGATCGTCGGCAGTTCGAATGCCGTCAACCTGACCGACGGCCTGGATGGACTTGCGATCGGTCCGGTCATGATCGCTGCCTTGGCCTATACGATCGTCGCCTATGTGACGGGCAATCGCGTGATGGCCGAGTATTTGCTGATCCCCTATATAGAAGGAGCCGGGGAAATCGCGATCTTCACCGGCGCGATCCTGGGATCGAGCCTCGGCTTTCTCTGGTTCAATACCTATCCCGCCTCGGTGTTCATGGGCGACGTGGGGTCGTTGCCGTTGGGTGCGGCGCTTGGGACCGTGGCGGTCATCAGCAAGCATGAGCTGCTGTTGCTCTTGGTCGGCGGGGTGTTCGTCATCGAGGCACTCTCGGTGATCCTGCAGGTCGGTTCTTACAAGCTGCGCGGCAAACGCATCTTCAGCATGGCGCCGATCCATCACCATTTTGAAATGAAGGGCTGGGATGAGCCGAAAGTCGTGGTGCGGCTGTGGATCATCGCCATCCTGTTGGCCCTTTTGAGCTTGAGCACGTTGAAGCTGCGGTAA
- the murD gene encoding UDP-N-acetylmuramoyl-L-alanine--D-glutamate ligase: MNVKDMRVAVVGLARSGVGAAKLLDRLGAKVTVADRKEPQDLTAMLAQLDRARIGVQVGASYEAAIDNAELVVISPGVPTGHEALKRARARGVRVIGELELASRYLTAPIVAVTGTNGKSTTVTLIGKFLQEAGKKVFVGGNLGTAASEAALATLNAKERGGAAYDFAVIEVSSFQLETIEQFHPWIAAILNVTVDHMDRYDSERDYIAAKARIFENQTAADYTLFNLDDAPVAALRTKAKSRVIGFRRSAASVPGLAGETFLDGDRIVTTVRGTREEICRRSEMRLIGLHNVENVMAAVTYGLLCGCSLEAIRSVLKTFPGLEHALEVVRERGGVRYVNDSKGTNVDAVVKALEGIEQPIWLIAGGRDKGGDFSRLVPLIRERVKRLVLIGEAAGRIQSVMGAFDRISHAATLRDAVELAARGAQPGEVVLLSPACASFDMFADYQDRGRQFKALVNALP, translated from the coding sequence GTGAACGTCAAGGATATGCGCGTCGCAGTCGTGGGGTTGGCTCGAAGCGGCGTCGGGGCTGCCAAATTACTCGACCGCCTGGGAGCGAAGGTGACGGTAGCGGATCGAAAAGAGCCGCAAGATCTGACGGCCATGTTGGCGCAACTGGATCGCGCGAGGATCGGGGTTCAGGTCGGGGCATCGTACGAAGCGGCGATCGACAATGCTGAATTGGTCGTGATCAGTCCCGGTGTACCCACCGGCCATGAGGCCCTCAAGCGTGCCCGCGCGCGCGGCGTGCGGGTGATCGGCGAGTTGGAATTGGCCAGCCGGTACCTGACCGCTCCAATCGTGGCGGTGACGGGAACCAATGGGAAAAGCACGACCGTCACTCTGATCGGTAAGTTTCTGCAGGAAGCCGGAAAGAAGGTTTTCGTGGGAGGAAACCTCGGCACGGCCGCCAGCGAAGCGGCGTTGGCGACGCTCAACGCCAAGGAACGGGGCGGCGCGGCCTACGACTTTGCGGTGATCGAAGTCTCCAGCTTTCAGCTCGAGACCATCGAACAGTTTCATCCCTGGATTGCGGCGATCTTGAATGTCACCGTGGACCACATGGATCGCTATGACTCCGAGCGGGATTACATTGCCGCGAAGGCACGGATTTTTGAGAACCAGACGGCAGCCGACTACACCCTGTTCAATCTGGACGACGCGCCGGTGGCCGCGCTGCGGACGAAAGCCAAGAGCCGGGTGATCGGATTTCGCCGGAGCGCCGCTTCAGTGCCGGGCCTGGCGGGGGAGACGTTCCTCGACGGCGATCGGATCGTCACTACGGTACGCGGTACGCGTGAGGAAATCTGCCGCCGCAGCGAGATGCGGTTGATCGGCCTGCACAACGTCGAAAACGTAATGGCGGCCGTGACCTATGGTCTCCTCTGCGGCTGCTCCCTGGAGGCGATCCGGTCGGTGCTGAAGACTTTTCCGGGGTTGGAGCATGCGTTGGAAGTGGTGCGGGAACGGGGAGGAGTTCGCTACGTCAATGATTCCAAGGGCACGAACGTCGATGCTGTAGTGAAAGCGTTGGAAGGCATTGAACAACCGATCTGGTTGATTGCCGGCGGACGGGACAAGGGCGGAGATTTTTCCCGCCTGGTGCCGTTGATTCGGGAGAGGGTGAAGCGGCTTGTGTTGATCGGTGAGGCGGCCGGGCGCATTCAAAGCGTCATGGGTGCGTTCGATCGAATCAGTCATGCAGCGACTCTCCGCGACGCCGTGGAACTCGCTGCTCGAGGGGCGCAGCCCGGCGAGGTCGTCTTACTCTCGCCGGCCTGCGCCAGCTTCGACATGTTCGCGGACTATCAGGATCGTGGGCGTCAATTCAAGGCCCTGGTGAACGCCCTGCCGTAA